One window of bacterium genomic DNA carries:
- the glyS gene encoding glycine--tRNA ligase subunit beta: MERDYLLEIGCEEIPAGFVGPALWFGGQQFEGMLKKARLSFRKVDIYGTPRRLTYVIRDLEERQAASKETVMGPPKSVGLDAAGKPTKAALGFARSQGIDVSFLSVFPTDRGDYLGFVREEAARPVREILPKIVSDFLPAIPFKKSMRWADLDVKFARPVHWIVSLHGDEVLPLSFGDVAAGRTTFGHRFLAPGAIELSTTSEYSGRLAEARVLVDLEDRKGRIRAGIREAEKRIGMKWVEDEPLVETVANLVEYPVVMVGRFEEKYLSLPREVLVTSMRNNQKYFVFEDAKGDLFPGFAFVSNMIVPDPSVVVAGNERVLRARLSDAEFYYGDDLKKPLFERTEALKKVLFQADMGTYWEKVERMADIAEFVASFGFPAKAKDCRRAAFLSKADLTTGVIKEFPELQGVMGRHYASKTGESAEIAQSVFEHYLPKGQSDDLPGTDVGAATAIADKIDMVCGCFGVGLIPTGTADPYGLRRHTLGILSILESRGLRIPIPELVDRSLATLAPKLTSPADEVRRKVLEFIVARCLNLLVSQGAPADLVEAVLAPGLTNVVDLRAKLEALVAFRADAAFEPLAEVFKRAINITKVYDGPLAVSERLFEHDEERALHAAAADVSGRVVAAARDGRYGEAFREMAGLQPLVAAFFEKVLVMAKDETVRNNRLALLKGLSAVFASVADFSKVASSGQPKQG; encoded by the coding sequence ATGGAACGTGACTATCTGCTCGAGATCGGCTGCGAGGAAATCCCGGCGGGATTCGTCGGCCCCGCGCTCTGGTTCGGAGGCCAGCAGTTCGAGGGGATGCTGAAAAAGGCCCGTCTCTCCTTCCGGAAGGTCGACATCTACGGGACCCCGCGGCGGCTGACCTACGTGATCCGGGACCTGGAAGAGCGCCAGGCGGCGTCGAAAGAGACCGTGATGGGACCGCCGAAAAGCGTCGGGCTGGACGCCGCCGGCAAGCCGACGAAGGCGGCCCTGGGATTCGCCCGCTCCCAGGGGATCGATGTCTCGTTCCTCTCCGTCTTCCCGACCGATCGCGGCGATTACCTCGGATTCGTCCGCGAGGAGGCGGCTCGCCCGGTCCGGGAGATCCTGCCGAAGATCGTCTCCGATTTCCTTCCCGCGATTCCGTTCAAGAAGTCGATGCGGTGGGCCGACCTCGACGTGAAGTTCGCGCGCCCCGTTCACTGGATCGTATCGCTCCACGGCGACGAGGTCCTGCCGCTTTCGTTCGGCGACGTCGCGGCGGGACGGACGACCTTCGGTCACCGCTTCCTCGCCCCCGGGGCCATCGAACTTTCCACGACCTCCGAATACTCCGGGCGTCTCGCGGAGGCCCGGGTGCTCGTGGACCTGGAAGACCGAAAGGGGAGGATCCGCGCCGGAATCCGGGAGGCCGAGAAGCGGATCGGGATGAAATGGGTCGAGGACGAGCCGCTGGTCGAGACCGTGGCGAACCTCGTGGAGTACCCCGTCGTCATGGTGGGGCGGTTCGAGGAGAAGTACCTCTCGCTGCCGAGGGAGGTCCTCGTCACCTCGATGCGGAACAACCAGAAATATTTCGTTTTCGAGGATGCGAAGGGAGACCTGTTCCCGGGGTTCGCCTTCGTCTCGAACATGATCGTTCCCGATCCGTCGGTCGTCGTCGCCGGGAACGAGCGGGTCCTCCGCGCCCGGCTCTCCGACGCCGAGTTCTACTACGGGGACGACCTGAAGAAGCCCCTGTTCGAACGGACGGAGGCGCTGAAGAAGGTGCTGTTCCAGGCGGACATGGGCACGTACTGGGAAAAGGTCGAGCGGATGGCCGACATCGCGGAGTTCGTCGCCTCGTTCGGCTTTCCCGCCAAGGCGAAGGATTGCCGCCGCGCGGCGTTCCTCAGCAAGGCCGACCTGACCACGGGCGTCATCAAGGAGTTCCCGGAACTGCAGGGGGTGATGGGACGGCACTACGCTTCGAAGACCGGCGAGTCGGCCGAGATCGCCCAGTCCGTGTTCGAGCACTACCTGCCGAAGGGACAGTCCGACGACCTCCCGGGCACGGACGTGGGGGCCGCGACGGCGATCGCCGACAAGATCGACATGGTGTGCGGCTGCTTCGGCGTGGGGCTCATCCCGACGGGAACCGCGGACCCCTACGGCCTGCGTCGCCATACGCTCGGGATCCTCTCCATCCTCGAATCGCGCGGGCTCCGGATTCCGATCCCGGAGCTGGTGGACCGGTCCCTCGCGACTCTTGCGCCGAAGCTCACGTCGCCGGCCGACGAGGTGCGCAGGAAGGTCCTTGAATTCATCGTCGCCCGTTGCCTGAACCTCCTGGTCTCCCAAGGGGCGCCGGCCGATCTCGTCGAGGCGGTGCTGGCCCCGGGGCTCACGAACGTGGTGGACCTCCGGGCGAAGCTCGAAGCGCTGGTCGCCTTCCGCGCGGACGCGGCGTTCGAGCCCCTCGCGGAGGTCTTCAAGCGTGCGATCAATATCACCAAGGTGTACGACGGCCCCCTCGCGGTATCGGAGAGGCTTTTCGAGCACGACGAGGAGCGGGCCCTCCACGCCGCCGCGGCCGATGTGTCGGGCCGCGTCGTGGCGGCGGCCCGGGACGGGCGGTACGGCGAGGCGTTCCGCGAGATGGCGGGGCTTCAGCCGCTGGTGGCCGCCTTCTTCGAAAAAGTGCTCGTGATGGCGAAGGACGAAACGGTCAGGAACAACCGGCTTGCGCTCCTGAAGGGGTTGTCGGCGGTGTTTGCGTCGGTGGCGGACTTTTCCAAGGTGGCGTCTTCAGGGCAGCCGAAACAAGGGTGA
- a CDS encoding glycine--tRNA ligase subunit alpha, with protein MFFQDLILSLQKYWADKRCVIHQPYDIEVGAGTFHPATFLQSLGPEPWNTAYVQPSRRPTDGRYGENPNRLQHYYQFQVIMKPCPTDYVELYLDSLRAVGIDPLKHDIRFVEDDWESPTLGAWGLGWEVWLDGMEITQFTYFQQCGGIDLKPVSGEITYGIERIAMYLQNVNNVFDLKWVGDVTYGDVFHRREVEFSKYNFESSDPSMLFSLFTMYEKECKSLLAAKLVLPAYDYCLKCSHAFNLLDARGAISVTERTSYIGRVRNLARMCAEGYMKSREEMGFPLLGKFSG; from the coding sequence GTGTTTTTTCAAGATCTCATACTGTCCCTGCAGAAGTATTGGGCCGACAAGCGCTGCGTGATCCACCAGCCGTACGACATCGAAGTCGGCGCCGGGACGTTCCATCCCGCCACGTTTCTGCAGTCCCTCGGACCCGAGCCGTGGAACACGGCATACGTCCAGCCGTCCCGTCGGCCGACGGACGGCCGGTACGGGGAAAATCCCAACCGTCTCCAGCACTACTACCAATTCCAGGTCATCATGAAGCCGTGCCCCACGGATTACGTCGAGCTGTACCTCGACTCCCTCCGCGCGGTGGGAATCGACCCGTTGAAGCACGACATCCGGTTCGTCGAGGACGACTGGGAATCCCCCACGCTCGGCGCGTGGGGCCTCGGATGGGAGGTGTGGCTGGACGGGATGGAAATCACGCAGTTCACCTACTTCCAGCAGTGCGGCGGGATCGACCTGAAGCCGGTGTCCGGGGAGATCACCTACGGCATCGAACGGATCGCAATGTACCTGCAGAACGTGAACAACGTCTTCGATCTCAAGTGGGTCGGCGACGTCACCTACGGCGATGTCTTCCACCGCAGGGAAGTGGAGTTCTCGAAGTACAACTTCGAGTCGTCCGACCCTTCGATGCTCTTCTCCCTCTTCACGATGTACGAGAAGGAGTGCAAGAGCCTCCTCGCGGCGAAGCTCGTCCTTCCCGCCTACGATTACTGCCTGAAGTGCTCCCACGCCTTCAACCTGCTCGACGCCCGGGGGGCGATCTCCGTCACGGAGCGGACCTCCTACATCGGGCGCGTGCGGAACCTGGCCCGCATGTGCGCCGAAGGGTATATGAAATCGCGGGAGGAGATGGGCTTCCCGCTGCTCGGGAAGTTCTCCGGCTGA
- the recO gene encoding DNA repair protein RecO, whose protein sequence is MIRPSFHSSPAFLARAFDLGEADRRLTFFTRDAGVVVTVGKSAWRSRKRFGGSLQRYVLLDIAWTERPGRMAVLSSAAVNRSFWGIVEDWERVRHADHLLEIASELFPQAGPKPKAFEVLLRGMRSIADGEPPPETARRAEAELLAIGGWGPDLSGCRKCKEKEGRSYRFLASEGGILCEACPPGGGFPLSLGAVKTWRALQAGKTAGRGRLRIPVVIAEELRSVIPGYVEYCLGKQLRSLGKK, encoded by the coding sequence GTGATCCGGCCGTCCTTTCACTCCTCTCCCGCTTTCCTGGCGCGCGCCTTCGATCTCGGGGAAGCCGACCGCCGCCTCACGTTCTTCACACGGGACGCCGGCGTGGTCGTGACCGTCGGAAAATCCGCGTGGCGCAGCCGGAAACGGTTCGGCGGGTCGCTGCAACGGTACGTCCTTCTCGACATCGCGTGGACGGAGCGTCCGGGTCGGATGGCCGTCCTTTCCTCCGCCGCCGTGAACCGGAGTTTCTGGGGGATCGTCGAGGATTGGGAGCGCGTGCGACATGCGGACCATCTGCTCGAGATCGCGTCGGAACTTTTCCCCCAGGCGGGTCCGAAGCCCAAGGCCTTCGAGGTCCTCCTGCGGGGGATGCGCTCCATCGCCGACGGGGAGCCGCCGCCGGAGACTGCCCGAAGGGCCGAGGCCGAACTCCTCGCGATCGGAGGGTGGGGGCCCGACCTGTCCGGGTGCAGGAAGTGCAAGGAGAAGGAGGGCCGTTCGTACCGGTTTCTCGCTTCCGAGGGAGGGATCCTGTGCGAGGCCTGCCCGCCCGGCGGAGGTTTCCCCCTGTCCCTCGGCGCCGTGAAGACATGGCGCGCCCTGCAGGCGGGAAAGACCGCGGGACGGGGTCGGCTCCGGATTCCCGTCGTGATTGCCGAGGAATTACGAAGCGTTATCCCGGGATATGTAGAGTATTGCCTTGGCAAGCAACTCCGGAGCTTGGGAAAGAAGTGA
- a CDS encoding helix-turn-helix domain-containing protein, with protein MTPGSAGSSWKARRESMGKTIDQVSAELRIGHRYLEGIEEGEYANFPERVFSTGFIRSYAKYLSEDPGPVLAEYERSIARHDDNETAAQLRFGWVERDRERGSRRATYTMAAGAVLLVGVILAWVSLRTERTPLPPPSPPPPVVALPSPPAVENAVKTGDNAAVAPPGIADNIAAPVLSQAPPPPAGPSSSVAAVGGTGPLVGPFQLFLEASEQAWVMYSIDDGDPIDVTLYAGDKISIQAKKRITLKLGNAGGVAGTLNGQRLPPFGGRGQVRKVDFGG; from the coding sequence ATGACGCCGGGGAGCGCGGGTTCCTCCTGGAAGGCACGCCGGGAGTCGATGGGCAAGACGATCGACCAGGTTTCGGCCGAGCTCCGGATCGGCCATCGATATCTCGAGGGGATCGAGGAGGGGGAGTACGCGAATTTCCCCGAGCGCGTCTTCTCCACCGGCTTCATCCGCTCGTACGCCAAATACCTCTCGGAAGACCCGGGACCCGTCCTCGCCGAGTACGAGCGTTCGATCGCCAGGCATGACGACAACGAAACGGCGGCGCAGCTTCGGTTCGGGTGGGTGGAGCGGGACCGGGAGCGGGGGAGCCGCCGGGCGACGTACACCATGGCCGCCGGGGCCGTCCTCCTCGTCGGGGTGATCCTTGCCTGGGTGTCCCTGCGCACCGAGCGCACCCCGTTGCCCCCGCCGTCGCCGCCTCCCCCCGTCGTTGCGCTTCCTTCTCCTCCGGCGGTGGAGAATGCGGTGAAAACGGGCGACAACGCGGCGGTCGCTCCCCCTGGCATCGCCGACAACATCGCTGCGCCGGTCCTTTCCCAGGCGCCGCCGCCTCCCGCGGGACCGTCTTCTTCGGTGGCGGCGGTGGGCGGCACCGGCCCCCTCGTCGGCCCGTTCCAGCTGTTCCTCGAGGCGAGTGAGCAGGCGTGGGTAATGTACAGCATCGACGACGGCGACCCGATCGACGTGACGCTGTACGCCGGCGACAAAATCAGCATCCAGGCGAAGAAACGGATCACCCTGAAACTCGGCAATGCGGGGGGGGTTGCGGGAACGTTGAACGGACAGCGGTTGCCGCCGTTCGGGGGAAGGGGGCAGGTCCGGAAGGTCGACTTCGGAGGCTAG
- a CDS encoding tetratricopeptide repeat protein, with the protein MRPLKGFAFPMACLIAAILAAGCAGPSADRKKEADARMRMGVTYLDQRNVPMAMKELTKASELDPGNAEIDMALGIAYQARGDMSKAEEYLRRAIDKRPDYADARNNLGIVLAGRKAWNEAIREFEAAAANVMYTTPERAYFNLGEVYRAKGDPEKADRAYRRAMRANEQYAPAYISLSTVLGGQGNWNEAASVLTRCVEVLPDYAACWMELGRADLRLSRPAEALKAFDKVLAVSSDPELRKQAAGYVTVLGSEKR; encoded by the coding sequence ATGCGTCCCCTGAAAGGATTCGCCTTCCCCATGGCATGCCTCATCGCGGCGATCCTCGCGGCGGGCTGCGCCGGACCGTCCGCGGACCGGAAGAAGGAGGCGGACGCGCGGATGCGGATGGGCGTCACCTACCTCGACCAGCGGAACGTGCCGATGGCGATGAAGGAGCTGACGAAGGCGTCGGAACTCGACCCGGGGAACGCGGAAATCGACATGGCCCTCGGCATCGCCTACCAGGCCCGTGGCGACATGTCGAAGGCCGAAGAGTATCTCCGCAGGGCGATCGACAAGAGGCCGGATTATGCGGACGCGAGGAACAACCTCGGCATCGTCCTCGCGGGGCGCAAGGCGTGGAACGAGGCGATCCGCGAATTCGAGGCGGCCGCCGCGAACGTGATGTACACGACCCCGGAACGGGCATATTTCAACCTCGGGGAAGTGTATCGCGCCAAGGGGGATCCGGAGAAGGCCGATCGCGCGTATCGGCGGGCGATGCGGGCAAACGAGCAATACGCCCCCGCCTATATCTCCTTGTCGACCGTCCTCGGCGGGCAGGGGAACTGGAACGAGGCGGCGTCCGTCCTCACCCGGTGCGTGGAGGTGCTTCCCGACTATGCCGCGTGCTGGATGGAGCTGGGGCGCGCCGACCTCCGGCTTTCCCGGCCGGCGGAGGCGTTGAAGGCGTTCGACAAGGTTCTCGCGGTTTCGAGCGACCCCGAATTGAGAAAACAGGCGGCCGGGTACGTGACGGTCCTCGGATCGGAGAAGCGATGA
- the mtnP gene encoding S-methyl-5'-thioadenosine phosphorylase, producing the protein MTDILGVIGGSGLYEMEGMKNVRKVVVGTPFGAPSDAITVGEIEGRTLAFLPRHGRGHRFSPSQINYRANIYAMKKIGAGAILSISAVGSMKERIRPGDIVVVDQFFDHTRFRPNTFFADGVAGHVSFADPVCPDLSAVVYTAARKVVRRVHRGGTYLCMEGPAFSTRAESGIYRKWGVDVIGMTNMPEAKLAREAELCYATLALATDYDCWHETQEDVSIDAILEVLHHNVENSKRIVREIALRLPLPGRCQCREALKYAIITDRKRIPPAARKRLSLLIGKYL; encoded by the coding sequence ATGACTGACATTCTCGGCGTAATCGGCGGTTCCGGCCTCTATGAAATGGAGGGGATGAAGAACGTCCGGAAAGTCGTCGTCGGGACGCCTTTCGGCGCGCCGTCCGACGCGATCACCGTCGGCGAGATCGAGGGGAGGACGCTCGCCTTCCTGCCGCGCCACGGGCGGGGGCACCGGTTCTCCCCCTCGCAGATCAACTACCGCGCGAACATCTACGCGATGAAAAAGATCGGCGCCGGGGCGATCCTTTCGATCTCTGCCGTCGGCAGCATGAAGGAACGGATCCGGCCGGGAGACATCGTCGTCGTCGACCAGTTCTTCGATCACACGCGATTCCGTCCCAACACCTTCTTTGCCGACGGCGTTGCCGGGCACGTCTCCTTCGCCGACCCGGTCTGCCCGGACCTCTCCGCGGTCGTTTACACGGCGGCGCGCAAGGTCGTCCGTCGCGTCCACCGTGGGGGGACGTATCTTTGCATGGAGGGGCCTGCCTTCTCCACGCGCGCCGAATCCGGAATCTACCGGAAATGGGGCGTCGACGTCATCGGGATGACGAACATGCCCGAGGCGAAACTCGCCCGCGAGGCGGAGCTCTGCTACGCGACGCTCGCGCTGGCGACCGACTACGATTGCTGGCACGAGACGCAGGAAGACGTGTCGATCGACGCGATCCTCGAAGTCCTGCACCACAACGTCGAGAACTCGAAGCGGATCGTCCGGGAAATCGCCCTTCGGCTTCCTCTTCCGGGGCGGTGCCAGTGCAGGGAGGCGCTGAAATACGCGATCATCACGGACCGGAAGCGGATCCCGCCGGCGGCACGCAAGCGACTCTCCCTCCTGATCGGGAAGTACCTGTGA
- the rlmN gene encoding 23S rRNA (adenine(2503)-C(2))-methyltransferase RlmN, translating to MTLTDLKGMTLPELEAFLARWGKERYRARQLFRWIYQKHADDFPAMTDLSKELRGILTASCRISGFPAERVETSADGTEKYLFRLEDGEAVESVLIPDEGRRTLCVSSQVGCPLQCGFCATGAVGFRRNMTSAEIVQQACFTAKRLEERGERLSNVVFMGMGEPLLNVPEVSRTIGILLSQFGFGLSGKRVTVSTAGIVPEMLPLALSYPVSFAVSINAARDDRRSLLMPINRKYPLRDLVAEMKRIPLQSGRKVTAEYVLLAGVNDSPEDALSLSRWFRGGRIKVNLIPYNPHEGSPYRAPDAEAVDRFRNVLVANGVQTIKRERRGSDIRAACGQLRGASGGSGGVAGGGGAQ from the coding sequence ATGACGCTTACGGACCTGAAGGGGATGACGCTCCCCGAGCTGGAGGCGTTCCTCGCACGGTGGGGGAAGGAGCGATACCGCGCCCGGCAGCTCTTCCGCTGGATCTACCAGAAGCATGCCGACGATTTTCCGGCGATGACGGACCTGTCGAAGGAGCTCCGGGGGATCCTCACGGCGTCGTGCCGCATTTCGGGTTTCCCGGCGGAGCGCGTCGAGACCTCCGCCGACGGGACGGAGAAGTATCTCTTCCGGCTCGAGGACGGCGAGGCGGTCGAAAGCGTGCTGATCCCGGACGAGGGCCGGCGGACCTTGTGCGTCTCCTCACAGGTCGGGTGCCCGCTCCAGTGCGGTTTCTGCGCCACCGGCGCGGTCGGCTTCCGGAGGAACATGACCTCCGCCGAGATCGTGCAGCAGGCCTGTTTCACCGCGAAGCGCCTGGAGGAACGCGGGGAACGGCTTTCGAACGTCGTCTTCATGGGGATGGGGGAGCCGCTGCTGAACGTCCCGGAAGTTTCGCGCACCATCGGGATCCTCCTGTCGCAGTTCGGATTCGGGCTCTCCGGCAAGCGGGTCACGGTTTCCACGGCGGGGATCGTGCCGGAGATGCTGCCGCTCGCGCTGAGTTACCCCGTCAGCTTCGCCGTATCGATCAATGCCGCCCGGGACGATCGCCGTTCCCTCCTGATGCCGATCAACCGGAAGTACCCCCTTCGGGACCTGGTCGCGGAGATGAAGCGGATCCCCCTGCAAAGCGGGCGCAAGGTGACCGCGGAGTACGTTCTCCTCGCGGGCGTGAACGATTCGCCCGAGGACGCGCTTTCGCTCTCGCGGTGGTTCCGCGGCGGGCGGATCAAGGTCAACCTCATCCCCTACAACCCGCACGAAGGGTCGCCGTACCGGGCGCCGGACGCGGAAGCGGTGGACCGGTTCCGGAACGTCCTTGTCGCGAACGGGGTCCAGACGATCAAGCGGGAGCGCCGCGGGTCGGACATCCGCGCGGCCTGCGGCCAGCTGCGCGGGGCATCGGGAGGGTCCGGCGGAGTCGCCGGAGGAGGGGGGGCGCAGTGA
- a CDS encoding NADP-dependent isocitrate dehydrogenase — translation MATKTATIIWTKIDEAPALATYSFLPIVQAYTKGTGVSVETRDISLAGRIITNFPEKLTPAQRLPDYLAQLGELALTPEANIIKLPNVSASIPQLIAAIKELRAHGYDIPEYPEEPKNDAEKALQARFAKVLGSAVNPVLRQGNSDRRAPLSVKLFSKKHPHKMGAWAPDSKSHVAHMTSGDFYGSEKSVTVKQPTSIRIEFVGGDGKTKVLKQKLDLLAGEVIDATVMNVRALRKFYEEQIEDAKKSGVLLSLHLKATMMKISDPVMFGHAVSVYFKDVYEKHAEVLKELGVNPNNGLGDLYAKIKKLPDAKRAEIEADIQAVYKYRPALAMVDSDKGITNLHVPSDVIVDASMPVVVRDSGKMWGPDGKLHDTKAMIPDRCYATTYRTIIEDCKKNGAFDPATIGSVPNVGLMAQKAEEYGSHDKTFLAPGNGTIRAVDASGATLLEQKVEEGDIFRMCQAKDAPIRDWVKLAVNRARATGAVAVFWLDKNRAHDAQIIEKVNLYLKDHDTKGLEFPILAPIEAMKFTLERFRAGKDTISVTGNALRDYLTDLFPIIEVGTSAKMLSIVPLLGGGGLFETGAGGSAPKHVQQFVKEGYLRWDSLGEFSALMASLEHLGNAYKNDKALVLSETLDQAIAKFLDNNKSPARKLGQIDNRGSHFYLALYWAQALAGQAKDKELQARFAKVAQQLGENEASIAQELIAAQGKPMDIGGYYDPDPVKTSKAMRPCAKFNAIIDAIALEKAL, via the coding sequence ATGGCGACGAAAACGGCAACGATCATCTGGACGAAAATCGACGAGGCACCCGCGCTGGCGACCTACTCCTTCCTTCCCATCGTCCAGGCGTACACGAAGGGAACCGGCGTTTCCGTCGAAACGAGGGACATCTCCCTTGCGGGCAGGATCATCACGAACTTCCCGGAGAAGCTGACCCCGGCCCAAAGACTGCCGGATTACCTGGCGCAATTGGGCGAGCTCGCGCTTACGCCGGAGGCCAATATCATCAAGTTGCCCAACGTCAGCGCTTCCATCCCGCAGTTGATCGCGGCGATCAAGGAGCTGCGGGCGCACGGCTACGACATCCCGGAATATCCCGAGGAACCGAAAAACGACGCGGAGAAAGCGCTTCAGGCAAGGTTCGCAAAGGTCCTCGGAAGCGCCGTGAACCCGGTCCTTCGGCAGGGAAACTCCGATCGCAGGGCGCCGCTCTCGGTGAAGCTGTTTTCCAAGAAGCATCCGCACAAGATGGGCGCATGGGCTCCCGATTCGAAATCGCATGTGGCCCACATGACCAGCGGTGATTTCTATGGCAGCGAGAAATCCGTCACCGTGAAGCAACCGACGAGCATCCGGATCGAGTTCGTCGGTGGTGACGGGAAAACGAAGGTCCTGAAACAGAAGCTGGACCTGCTGGCGGGGGAAGTGATCGACGCGACCGTGATGAACGTCCGCGCCTTGCGGAAATTCTACGAAGAGCAGATCGAGGACGCAAAGAAGAGCGGCGTGCTGCTGTCGCTGCACCTCAAGGCGACGATGATGAAGATCTCCGACCCCGTCATGTTCGGGCATGCCGTTTCCGTCTACTTCAAGGACGTATACGAGAAGCATGCCGAGGTGTTGAAAGAGCTGGGCGTGAATCCGAACAACGGCCTGGGCGACCTGTACGCGAAGATCAAGAAGCTGCCCGATGCGAAGCGGGCGGAGATCGAGGCGGACATCCAGGCCGTGTACAAGTATCGGCCGGCGCTCGCGATGGTCGACTCGGACAAGGGGATCACGAACCTGCATGTGCCGAGCGATGTCATCGTCGACGCGTCGATGCCGGTGGTCGTCCGCGACTCCGGGAAGATGTGGGGTCCGGACGGAAAGCTGCACGATACGAAGGCGATGATTCCCGACCGGTGCTACGCGACGACCTACCGGACGATCATCGAGGATTGCAAGAAAAACGGCGCGTTCGATCCCGCGACCATCGGAAGCGTCCCCAACGTCGGCCTCATGGCGCAAAAGGCGGAGGAGTACGGATCCCACGACAAGACGTTCCTGGCTCCGGGAAACGGGACGATCCGCGCCGTGGACGCTTCCGGAGCGACCTTGCTGGAGCAGAAGGTGGAAGAAGGGGATATCTTCCGGATGTGCCAGGCGAAAGACGCCCCGATCCGGGACTGGGTCAAGCTTGCCGTCAACAGGGCGCGGGCGACCGGGGCGGTCGCCGTTTTCTGGCTGGACAAGAACCGGGCGCACGATGCGCAGATCATCGAAAAGGTCAATCTCTACCTGAAGGACCACGATACGAAGGGGCTGGAGTTCCCGATCCTGGCTCCGATCGAGGCGATGAAATTCACGCTGGAACGGTTCCGGGCCGGGAAAGACACGATTTCCGTCACCGGGAACGCGTTGCGTGACTATTTGACCGACCTGTTCCCGATCATCGAAGTGGGGACCAGCGCGAAGATGCTTTCGATCGTGCCTCTCCTGGGCGGTGGCGGGCTGTTCGAGACCGGAGCCGGCGGCTCGGCGCCGAAGCACGTCCAGCAGTTCGTGAAGGAAGGGTACCTGCGATGGGATTCCCTCGGCGAATTTTCGGCGCTGATGGCCTCCCTGGAGCACCTGGGAAACGCGTACAAGAACGATAAAGCTTTGGTCCTTTCGGAAACGCTCGACCAGGCGATCGCCAAGTTCCTGGACAACAACAAGTCGCCCGCCCGCAAACTGGGCCAGATCGACAACCGGGGAAGTCATTTCTACCTCGCGTTGTACTGGGCGCAGGCATTGGCCGGACAGGCCAAGGACAAGGAGCTGCAGGCGCGATTCGCCAAGGTGGCGCAGCAACTGGGAGAGAACGAAGCGAGCATCGCCCAGGAGCTGATCGCGGCCCAGGGGAAACCCATGGACATCGGCGGCTACTATGATCCGGATCCCGTAAAGACGTCGAAGGCGATGCGGCCCTGCGCGAAATTCAACGCGATCATCGACGCCATCGCATTGGAGAAGGCGCTTTAG
- the ndk gene encoding nucleoside-diphosphate kinase, with the protein MGKQRTLSIVKPDGVRKGVIGEVIRRFEASGIRVVAMRMLHLSKKEAEGFYAVHRERPFFGSLTEFMSSGPIVVMVLEGENVIARNRQLMGATDPKKADRGTIRADLAENVEQNIVHGSDAPETAATEIAYFFSKLDIVS; encoded by the coding sequence ATGGGAAAACAGCGCACCCTGTCGATCGTGAAGCCCGATGGGGTCCGCAAAGGGGTCATCGGCGAGGTGATCCGGCGGTTCGAGGCGTCGGGGATCCGCGTCGTCGCGATGCGGATGCTCCACCTCTCGAAAAAGGAGGCGGAAGGATTCTACGCCGTCCACCGGGAGCGCCCCTTCTTCGGGTCGCTCACCGAATTCATGTCGTCCGGCCCGATCGTGGTGATGGTACTGGAAGGGGAGAACGTCATCGCGCGCAACCGGCAGTTGATGGGGGCCACCGACCCGAAGAAAGCCGACCGGGGAACGATCCGTGCCGACCTGGCCGAAAATGTGGAGCAGAACATCGTACACGGATCCGACGCCCCGGAAACGGCCGCGACGGAAATTGCATATTTTTTCAGTAAATTGGACATAGTAAGTTAA
- a CDS encoding 2-oxoacid:acceptor oxidoreductase family protein gives MSGRYEIRFSGSGGQGLILAGVIFAEAATIFDKKTAVQSQSYGPEARGGASKSEVIISDTAIDFPKATEIDLMLALTPEACMKYYKDIKPNGILLVDEDFVKETPKGTFKVIKLPIIRTAAEEIGKAFVANIVALGAIAAITGQVSIEAVEKAVLSRVPKGTEDLNKKALMAGVELAKARMN, from the coding sequence ATGAGCGGACGATACGAAATCCGGTTTTCCGGCTCCGGCGGGCAGGGGTTGATCCTGGCCGGGGTCATCTTCGCGGAGGCGGCGACGATCTTCGACAAGAAGACGGCCGTCCAGAGCCAGTCGTACGGCCCCGAGGCCCGCGGCGGGGCATCCAAGTCGGAAGTCATCATCTCCGATACCGCGATCGATTTTCCGAAGGCGACCGAGATCGACCTGATGCTCGCGCTCACGCCCGAGGCGTGCATGAAGTATTACAAGGACATCAAGCCGAACGGCATCCTGCTGGTCGACGAGGACTTCGTGAAAGAGACTCCCAAGGGGACGTTCAAGGTGATCAAGCTCCCCATCATCCGTACCGCGGCCGAGGAGATCGGGAAGGCGTTCGTGGCCAACATCGTCGCCCTGGGCGCCATCGCCGCCATCACGGGGCAGGTGAGCATCGAGGCGGTGGAAAAGGCGGTCCTCTCCCGGGTTCCGAAGGGGACCGAAGACCTGAACAAGAAGGCGTTGATGGCGGGGGTCGAACTCGCCAAGGCAAGGATGAACTGA